Proteins encoded in a region of the Aliivibrio fischeri ATCC 7744 = JCM 18803 = DSM 507 genome:
- a CDS encoding DUF4832 domain-containing protein, which produces MSVFKYSPLFFSLFLTACGSDSEDSSDTSSYCDTSMGSRVTENGGMKTTFPKISCQVLVNPDMGFTDFHSISIKDNQWKPVPSYPETSTVYYRWDWSVLQPTDSDSFDFSEIEEVVTKAQKANKKLALRIVAMENTGYGAAESELPTWLMNTISGTDSPTGVFVPDYTSPEFLNAANKLITKLGEVFDDPDLITSIDIGMVGSWGEWNLEDAYPGDGTLGLYASGEKGLFSNFSRFSEYADMFESAFTQVPRVMLIGSAHENETFLAQATSSTKPAGWRADCLGDKYGYFSNSWSHMDEGYPEALANAEQHGSPNIKSIWKQAPVQFETCDDMTVWKTHHSYTIDDVTEVFNYALDHHASLINAKSKPIPDEFQPAVQEVLKKLGYRFELISLTHSKEVLASSSMSITSEWKNSGVAPSYYPYRLAYRFVDASGNVEAKQETSRNVLDWLPAETRTDRAPVINIQDNIKAPASTGIYDLQVALVNDLGGAQIKLAIDMPQENNWYTISKVTIN; this is translated from the coding sequence ATGTCTGTTTTCAAATATTCACCGCTCTTTTTCTCTTTGTTTTTAACTGCTTGTGGCTCTGATTCTGAAGATTCATCAGATACTTCAAGTTATTGTGATACGAGCATGGGGAGTAGGGTGACTGAAAATGGTGGAATGAAAACAACCTTTCCTAAAATCAGCTGCCAAGTTTTAGTGAATCCGGATATGGGGTTTACTGATTTTCATTCTATTTCAATTAAAGATAACCAATGGAAGCCTGTTCCTTCATATCCTGAAACAAGCACTGTTTATTATCGATGGGATTGGTCGGTTTTGCAGCCTACGGATTCTGATTCATTCGATTTCTCTGAAATAGAAGAAGTGGTAACTAAGGCGCAGAAAGCCAATAAAAAATTAGCTCTACGTATTGTAGCAATGGAAAATACGGGCTACGGAGCAGCAGAAAGCGAATTACCAACATGGTTAATGAACACTATTTCTGGAACAGATTCTCCGACTGGTGTGTTTGTTCCAGATTATACTAGTCCTGAGTTTTTAAATGCGGCCAATAAGCTAATAACTAAGTTAGGAGAAGTATTTGATGACCCTGATTTAATTACCAGTATTGATATCGGCATGGTTGGCTCTTGGGGTGAATGGAATTTAGAAGATGCTTATCCTGGTGATGGTACGTTAGGGTTATACGCTAGTGGTGAGAAAGGATTATTTTCTAATTTTTCTCGTTTTTCTGAATACGCTGATATGTTCGAATCTGCTTTTACTCAAGTACCTAGAGTCATGTTAATTGGTTCTGCTCATGAAAATGAAACCTTTTTAGCTCAAGCAACAAGCAGTACAAAACCAGCTGGGTGGCGTGCAGATTGTTTGGGTGATAAGTACGGTTATTTTTCTAATAGCTGGAGTCATATGGATGAAGGCTACCCTGAGGCATTAGCAAACGCTGAACAACATGGTTCGCCGAATATTAAAAGCATCTGGAAACAAGCTCCAGTTCAGTTTGAAACTTGTGATGATATGACGGTATGGAAAACACATCATTCATACACAATTGACGATGTCACTGAAGTGTTTAATTATGCGCTTGATCATCACGCCTCATTGATTAACGCAAAATCAAAACCGATTCCTGATGAATTTCAACCAGCGGTTCAAGAGGTACTTAAAAAGCTCGGCTATCGTTTTGAATTAATCTCTCTAACGCATTCTAAAGAGGTTTTAGCATCAAGTTCGATGTCAATTACGTCTGAATGGAAAAACAGTGGTGTAGCGCCATCTTACTATCCATATCGACTTGCTTACCGCTTTGTTGATGCTTCAGGAAATGTGGAAGCAAAACAAGAGACCTCAAGAAATGTTCTTGATTGGTTGCCAGCAGAAACAAGAACGGACAGGGCACCTGTGATTAATATTCAAGATAATATTAAGGCTCCTGCGTCAACAGGCATATATGATTTACAAGTCGCTTTAGTAAATGATCTTGGGGGTGCACAAATTAAGCTTGCGATAGACATGCCCCAAGAAAATAACTGGTACACGATTTCTAAGGTTACGATTAATTAA
- a CDS encoding RidA family protein, whose product MIERQETKQRMSRIVKHNGTIYLCGQVCADATKDITEQTQTMLDKVDLLLEQAGSSREHMLSATIYIKDMKDFAEMNAVWDAWVPEGYAPARACVEASMARDALLVEISVIAAEK is encoded by the coding sequence ATGATTGAACGCCAAGAAACAAAACAACGCATGAGCCGCATCGTAAAACACAATGGAACGATTTATTTGTGTGGTCAAGTATGTGCTGATGCAACAAAAGACATCACAGAACAGACACAAACTATGCTAGATAAGGTGGATCTTCTGTTAGAGCAAGCTGGAAGTTCTCGTGAGCATATGCTGTCAGCTACGATCTACATTAAAGATATGAAAGATTTTGCTGAAATGAATGCGGTATGGGATGCATGGGTTCCTGAAGGCTATGCACCAGCACGTGCATGTGTTGAAGCAAGTATGGCTCGTGACGCTTTATTGGTTGAGATCTCAGTTATCGCGGCTGAAAAGTAA
- a CDS encoding replication initiator protein RctB domain-containing protein yields MNHIKPTDKEKIYIPLPRDHKGGHLFEIPTNLVDWISQYQHFKGVTKSILELMNLISLKGFSSPDGLVSTTEIIETTDGHLTRAAIQQRLRTAVNIGLFEQFPVRFEHGLAGKTMLHKFINPSQLISALGITSLKSEQSHEQEKQKRSKALAQTQVNRQFLTEHGLSVPPSMRDEADQFVVSPTNWAGIIDQALAPPRTRKNYQKAMVAISGTKAIIETRSSKNIMTVDDLMTLFALFTLTVQYHDHHQDDYHIQTKTMGNKTPIYITDILTLRGKKDSGPARDSIRESIDRIEFTDFQLHELTGRWLSENMPKGFKSDRFRFLARTITASDEAPKEGKDGEIKIKPNLYILVWEPSFYDELLTKDYFFLFPPEILKQHTLVFQLYSFFRSRLARRMTDNLLLSEINQKLARNVDWRRFSLDLIRELKKLAKDKVTEELFIVNLWGYHLTISMLDSSEKLPDYQIDIRCDPEEVIRYSRARTTNAGKRNMAPTMPNPLRNEIMPKQDLDQLSTIIDGEFEPIKRNDPSKSGRLGRRVKLRKHSAEINADELTITLTKYTSEQALERSITALSAMTGHSSSSISDECKELLDKLDYLKVAGEILPYETLSKTIEFYNSQDHGKHLSIENLISGLAVRRKICKLVYSQNYDQDVLHALDEMAG; encoded by the coding sequence ATGAATCATATAAAACCTACAGATAAAGAAAAGATCTACATTCCTCTTCCAAGAGATCACAAAGGTGGACACTTATTTGAAATCCCAACAAACTTAGTTGACTGGATTTCACAGTATCAACACTTTAAAGGTGTCACTAAAAGCATTTTAGAATTAATGAATCTTATTTCTTTAAAAGGATTTTCATCTCCAGATGGTTTAGTTTCTACAACTGAAATAATTGAAACAACTGATGGTCATTTGACTCGTGCAGCAATACAGCAACGTCTGCGAACTGCTGTAAATATAGGATTATTTGAACAATTTCCAGTTCGTTTTGAACATGGCCTAGCTGGAAAAACCATGCTTCATAAATTTATTAATCCTTCTCAGCTCATTTCTGCACTTGGCATAACAAGTCTTAAATCAGAACAAAGTCACGAACAAGAAAAACAAAAGCGCTCAAAAGCATTAGCTCAAACACAAGTAAACCGACAATTCCTAACAGAACACGGTTTAAGTGTACCTCCTAGCATGCGTGATGAAGCAGATCAATTTGTAGTATCTCCAACTAACTGGGCAGGGATCATAGATCAAGCTTTAGCTCCACCACGAACAAGAAAAAATTATCAAAAAGCCATGGTTGCTATTTCAGGAACAAAAGCAATTATTGAAACAAGATCTTCCAAAAACATCATGACAGTTGATGATCTTATGACACTTTTTGCTTTATTTACTTTAACTGTTCAATACCATGATCATCATCAAGACGATTATCATATTCAGACAAAAACAATGGGAAATAAAACCCCTATTTATATTACTGATATTCTTACACTTCGTGGTAAAAAAGACTCTGGACCTGCACGAGATTCTATTCGTGAAAGTATTGATCGTATTGAATTTACAGACTTTCAATTACATGAATTAACAGGCCGTTGGTTAAGTGAAAATATGCCAAAAGGCTTTAAGAGTGATCGTTTTCGCTTTTTAGCTAGAACGATCACTGCATCTGATGAAGCACCGAAAGAAGGCAAAGATGGTGAGATCAAGATCAAACCAAATTTGTATATTTTAGTTTGGGAGCCATCGTTTTATGATGAATTATTAACCAAAGATTACTTCTTTTTGTTTCCACCTGAGATTTTAAAGCAGCATACATTGGTATTTCAGCTCTATAGCTTCTTCAGAAGCCGTTTAGCACGTCGAATGACTGATAACCTACTCCTAAGTGAAATTAACCAAAAACTCGCTCGTAACGTCGATTGGAGGCGTTTTTCATTAGATCTTATTCGAGAACTAAAGAAATTAGCGAAAGATAAAGTTACTGAAGAGCTGTTTATTGTTAATTTATGGGGTTATCACTTAACGATTTCGATGTTAGATAGTTCAGAAAAGTTGCCTGATTATCAAATTGATATTCGTTGTGATCCTGAAGAGGTGATTCGATACTCTCGCGCAAGAACAACGAATGCTGGAAAGCGTAATATGGCACCAACAATGCCAAACCCTTTACGTAACGAGATCATGCCAAAGCAAGACCTTGATCAGCTTTCCACGATCATTGATGGTGAATTTGAGCCTATTAAACGCAATGATCCAAGTAAGAGTGGTCGTTTAGGCCGTAGGGTTAAGTTACGTAAACATTCAGCTGAAATTAATGCTGATGAATTAACTATCACATTAACCAAATACACGTCAGAACAAGCGCTAGAGCGTAGTATTACTGCTTTATCTGCTATGACAGGGCATAGTTCATCCTCTATTTCTGATGAGTGCAAAGAACTATTAGATAAACTAGATTATTTGAAAGTTGCAGGTGAGATCTTACCTTACGAAACATTGAGTAAAACGATTGAATTTTACAATAGTCAAGATCATGGCAAGCATCTGTCCATTGAAAACTTGATCTCTGGTTTAGCTGTACGTAGAAAGATCTGTAAATTGGTTTATTCTCAGAACTATGATCAAGATGTTCTTCATGCATTAGATGAAATGGCAGGGTAG
- a CDS encoding ParA family protein has translation MNREQTIANLAALAEQTQQVQSDRIELVLEERNNEHFPPMSKAMMETRSGLTRRKLDEAITRLESEGHQFTKNNANHYSISLTEAHMLMDAAGVPTFHEQKKNANNKPWVVNVQNQKGGTGKSMTAVHLAACLALNLEKRYRICLIDLDPQGSLRLFLNPQISVSEQDTIYSAVDIMLDNVPEGEVIDGEFMAKNVLLNTQYPNLKTISAFPEDAMFNAEAWQDLSTNGSLDIVKLLKEKVIDPIADQFDVIMIDTGPHVDPLVWNAMYASNSLLIPCAAKRLDWASTVNFFQHLPTVYEMFPEDWHGLEFVRLMPTMFEDDNKKQVSVLTEMNYLLADQVMMATIPRSRAFEICADTYSTVFDLTAADFEGGKKTLAVAQDAVKKSALEFERVLHSHWNSLNKGEY, from the coding sequence ATGAATAGAGAACAAACCATTGCCAATTTAGCTGCATTGGCAGAGCAAACTCAGCAAGTTCAATCTGATCGTATTGAGTTAGTACTTGAAGAAAGAAATAATGAACACTTCCCTCCAATGTCGAAAGCAATGATGGAAACTCGTTCTGGTTTAACAAGACGTAAGTTAGATGAAGCGATTACTCGTTTAGAATCTGAAGGTCATCAATTTACAAAAAATAATGCGAATCATTACTCAATTTCTTTGACTGAAGCGCATATGTTAATGGATGCGGCAGGCGTTCCAACATTTCATGAACAGAAGAAAAATGCTAACAATAAACCTTGGGTGGTTAATGTTCAGAACCAAAAAGGTGGTACTGGTAAATCAATGACAGCTGTACATTTGGCTGCATGTTTAGCGTTAAACCTGGAAAAAAGATACCGTATCTGTCTAATCGATTTAGATCCACAAGGCTCACTTCGTCTATTTTTAAACCCTCAGATTAGCGTGTCAGAACAAGATACTATTTATTCTGCTGTTGATATTATGCTAGATAATGTACCTGAAGGTGAGGTTATTGATGGCGAGTTCATGGCCAAAAATGTGCTTTTAAACACGCAATATCCAAATTTAAAAACGATTTCAGCTTTCCCTGAAGATGCAATGTTTAATGCTGAAGCATGGCAAGATTTATCAACAAATGGCTCTCTAGATATCGTTAAATTATTGAAAGAAAAAGTGATTGATCCAATTGCCGATCAATTTGATGTCATTATGATTGATACCGGTCCACACGTAGATCCATTAGTTTGGAATGCAATGTACGCATCGAATTCGTTATTAATTCCATGTGCTGCAAAACGTTTAGACTGGGCTTCAACGGTTAACTTTTTCCAACATTTACCAACGGTTTATGAAATGTTCCCAGAAGACTGGCACGGTTTAGAGTTTGTTCGCTTAATGCCAACCATGTTTGAAGATGACAATAAAAAACAAGTTTCTGTGTTAACGGAAATGAATTATTTATTGGCTGATCAAGTTATGATGGCGACCATCCCAAGAAGCCGAGCATTTGAAATTTGTGCAGATACATACAGTACCGTATTTGACTTAACTGCCGCTGATTTTGAAGGTGGTAAGAAGACACTTGCTGTAGCTCAAGATGCTGTTAAGAAAAGCGCACTAGAGTTTGAACGCGTATTACACAGTCACTGGAATTCATTAAATAAAGGGGAGTACTAA
- a CDS encoding ParB/RepB/Spo0J family partition protein, translating into MAIKTSDLNAKLFGKTNKRRATTPVEAQKAAKSQAQVIELAVAGEDLVTFELRKIPAKDVSSSTVVFAENAREQSFLTEHALSDILSTLRDRGQQYPAVGRVVEGGKIEVLDGSRRRMSCILAEQDFLIYVAEGINTKHAKFLSDVANAHKPLSLYERGKEMQAMLSRGDVADQKELAKVCQCSEALVSGALKAATLPLELLQAYPSVSEIGRPTVVKLHKLYNALSEEEQKTLLKQCAGEQGAAWTRSTALGVSRMTKEVTELIEVWIEDLLPKKEPAKSLTTELVKGRASYKRKGSGLTLSLKKVDDALMEDILEYISQKVS; encoded by the coding sequence ATGGCGATTAAAACTTCTGACTTAAACGCAAAATTATTTGGTAAAACTAATAAGCGTCGTGCAACAACGCCTGTCGAAGCACAAAAAGCAGCTAAATCACAAGCTCAAGTTATTGAATTAGCTGTTGCTGGTGAAGATTTAGTGACGTTTGAGTTACGTAAAATTCCAGCTAAAGATGTGAGTTCGTCAACGGTAGTATTTGCTGAAAATGCTCGTGAACAGTCTTTTTTAACTGAGCATGCATTATCAGACATCTTATCTACATTACGTGATCGTGGTCAGCAATATCCTGCTGTTGGTCGTGTGGTTGAAGGCGGTAAGATTGAAGTTCTTGATGGTAGCCGTCGTCGTATGTCATGTATTTTGGCTGAACAAGATTTCTTAATCTATGTTGCTGAAGGTATTAATACAAAACATGCAAAATTCCTATCTGACGTTGCTAATGCTCATAAACCACTTTCATTATATGAGCGTGGTAAAGAAATGCAGGCAATGCTTTCTCGTGGTGATGTTGCCGATCAAAAAGAATTAGCAAAAGTATGCCAGTGCAGTGAAGCTTTAGTCAGTGGAGCTCTAAAAGCAGCGACTTTACCATTGGAATTACTACAAGCTTACCCAAGCGTAAGTGAAATAGGTCGTCCAACTGTAGTTAAGCTTCATAAGCTCTATAACGCACTCTCAGAAGAAGAGCAGAAAACCTTATTAAAGCAATGTGCTGGTGAGCAAGGAGCTGCCTGGACGCGTTCTACGGCTCTTGGTGTTAGTCGAATGACTAAAGAAGTAACAGAGCTGATTGAAGTATGGATTGAAGATCTATTACCGAAAAAAGAACCAGCAAAATCGTTAACTACTGAATTAGTAAAAGGACGTGCTTCTTATAAACGTAAAGGCTCTGGCTTAACGTTAAGTTTGAAAAAAGTTGATGATGCTTTGATGGAAGATATTCTTGAGTACATTAGTCAAAAAGTATCGTAA
- a CDS encoding nucleoside triphosphate pyrophosphohydrolase family protein, which produces MHLSQLTPAVYQKLYQDIEQFRSTFDLAVDSPESLDEKNDLLHTSLAIEELTELAEADNKIEQADAIVDTVYVLMGRAVHLGTKNLEDNLSISYLVDLLLNVAKNLNIEFIPCWDEVHSSNMSKVCKTEDEYQATKAFYAEQGIELMSTEKGGFIIAKCAKNVELENKVIKQGKVLKSVNYRPADLAPLV; this is translated from the coding sequence ATGCATTTAAGTCAATTAACTCCAGCGGTTTACCAAAAGCTTTATCAAGATATCGAACAATTCAGAAGTACCTTTGACTTAGCTGTTGATTCACCTGAATCACTAGATGAAAAAAATGACCTACTACATACATCTCTAGCTATTGAAGAACTAACAGAATTAGCAGAAGCAGACAACAAGATTGAACAAGCTGATGCTATTGTTGATACGGTTTATGTATTAATGGGAAGAGCAGTTCATCTTGGCACAAAGAATTTAGAAGATAATTTAAGTATTTCGTATCTTGTAGATTTACTTCTAAACGTTGCTAAAAATCTGAATATTGAATTTATTCCGTGCTGGGATGAAGTTCATTCAAGCAACATGAGTAAAGTATGTAAAACAGAAGATGAATACCAAGCAACAAAAGCATTCTATGCAGAGCAAGGCATTGAACTGATGTCGACAGAAAAAGGCGGTTTTATTATCGCGAAATGTGCAAAAAATGTAGAACTAGAAAATAAAGTAATTAAACAGGGTAAAGTTCTTAAATCAGTAAATTACCGACCAGCTGATTTAGCACCATTGGTTTAA
- a CDS encoding GNAT family N-acetyltransferase — MLQVLSFLKTVSAYAASGFIRYPILLEGSIGWSEEVIKEYIAHSGYLDSDIEVYGNLSIGELPSLEMKAALKKLGQETHCLVIDISHEFNANAINSVCGTLVGGGLVFFVRSEDSSLHRNIECWLTHFKKQMLVISENAPVPSLPQVPTEKKLMSSFTQTGKLDELYRSIDQKHAVLSIKKVLTGHAKRPLIITADRGRGKSSAIGIAIAELVRDKKLIIGITAPLRVNINEVFDHAVSVAKKLGMSFKQEKNTLTINGSTVSYFAPDELIRDSYSLDLLCIDEAAAIPAPMLLALTERYSRLVFSTTINGYEGTGRGFEIKFKKQLALLRPNFHSVEMIQPIRWSEFDPLENWLSSVFLLDHKVSSDKPQDVSREDVEFVRLNVSDLLTYPELAQSIFSLLVSAHYQTSPNDWLALLSDPSLFCWAGIDKSSRSVLTCALVSSEGELDNQLIADIQLGKRRPKGHLVPVSLTQTLCINEPAQQSCIRIMRIAVEQHYQRMHLGSKLIECIKAFYCDLGVDYLSTSFGSTPGLNEFWLSLDFSFIRLGISKDKASGSHSLLAVLPLSKNAVEWQPVGKDYFSMALPEQLLSVFNELDVSEVLSLLKGIDTKQPLSDLMIKRIEMYSNGGLGVEMIQYELRHFVLSSISSLLPLNITHQVLVVSKIIQLQDWKTTISLSKVSGRREAEAEMRSAIRILLCNLHCKS, encoded by the coding sequence ATGCTTCAAGTTTTATCTTTTTTGAAAACAGTTTCTGCTTATGCAGCGAGTGGTTTTATTCGATACCCAATTCTTTTAGAAGGTTCTATCGGTTGGAGCGAAGAAGTCATTAAAGAGTATATTGCTCATTCTGGATATCTGGATTCTGATATTGAGGTTTACGGTAACCTTTCTATTGGTGAATTACCTAGCTTAGAAATGAAAGCAGCTCTAAAAAAATTAGGGCAAGAAACACATTGTTTGGTGATCGATATTTCTCATGAGTTTAACGCGAATGCAATAAATTCAGTTTGTGGAACACTTGTTGGCGGGGGATTAGTTTTTTTTGTTCGTTCTGAAGACTCATCTTTGCATCGTAATATTGAATGTTGGTTAACACACTTTAAAAAGCAGATGCTCGTTATTTCAGAAAATGCTCCTGTACCGTCACTACCGCAGGTTCCGACAGAAAAAAAGTTAATGTCGTCTTTTACTCAGACAGGTAAATTAGATGAACTGTATCGTTCTATCGATCAAAAGCATGCCGTGTTAAGTATAAAAAAAGTGCTTACTGGTCATGCTAAGCGACCATTAATTATCACCGCTGATCGTGGACGTGGGAAATCTTCAGCAATAGGTATCGCTATTGCTGAACTTGTTCGTGATAAAAAATTGATTATTGGTATTACGGCACCATTACGAGTGAATATCAACGAAGTTTTTGATCATGCTGTAAGTGTGGCAAAGAAACTTGGAATGTCATTTAAACAAGAAAAAAACACTCTAACTATAAATGGTTCAACGGTTTCGTATTTTGCCCCAGATGAATTAATACGTGATTCTTATTCATTAGATTTGCTATGTATCGATGAAGCGGCAGCTATTCCTGCTCCGATGTTATTGGCATTAACTGAGCGTTATTCTCGTCTGGTTTTTTCTACCACAATTAATGGTTACGAAGGTACTGGTAGAGGGTTTGAAATTAAGTTCAAAAAGCAACTTGCTCTGCTACGCCCAAACTTTCATTCTGTGGAAATGATACAACCTATTCGTTGGTCTGAATTCGATCCATTAGAAAATTGGTTATCTTCTGTTTTTTTATTAGATCATAAAGTATCGAGTGATAAGCCGCAGGATGTTAGCCGAGAGGATGTCGAGTTTGTGCGCTTGAATGTAAGTGATTTATTAACGTATCCTGAATTAGCACAATCCATTTTTTCTTTATTAGTGTCTGCTCACTATCAAACATCACCTAATGATTGGTTGGCTCTATTATCTGATCCTAGTCTCTTTTGTTGGGCTGGCATAGATAAATCGTCTAGAAGCGTACTTACATGCGCATTAGTTTCTTCGGAAGGTGAACTCGACAATCAGCTTATTGCTGATATTCAACTTGGAAAGAGAAGACCTAAAGGACATTTAGTTCCTGTTTCGTTAACACAAACGTTATGTATTAACGAACCGGCTCAACAATCTTGTATTCGTATTATGAGGATTGCGGTTGAGCAGCATTATCAACGTATGCATCTTGGTTCTAAATTAATTGAGTGTATTAAAGCATTCTATTGTGATTTAGGTGTTGATTACCTAAGCACAAGCTTTGGCTCGACTCCTGGATTGAATGAATTTTGGTTGAGCTTAGATTTTAGTTTTATACGATTAGGTATTTCTAAAGATAAAGCGAGTGGAAGCCACTCGTTACTTGCGGTATTGCCTTTATCTAAAAATGCGGTCGAATGGCAACCTGTTGGTAAAGATTATTTTTCTATGGCTTTACCTGAACAACTACTAAGTGTTTTTAATGAACTTGATGTTTCTGAAGTATTAAGTTTATTAAAAGGGATTGATACGAAACAGCCGTTATCCGATTTAATGATTAAAAGAATTGAAATGTATTCTAATGGTGGGTTAGGCGTTGAGATGATTCAGTATGAACTCAGACACTTTGTATTGTCATCTATATCATCTCTGCTACCTCTAAATATAACGCATCAAGTGTTAGTGGTGTCTAAAATCATTCAATTACAAGATTGGAAAACTACCATTTCTCTTTCAAAGGTTTCAGGAAGAAGAGAAGCCGAAGCTGAAATGCGCTCAGCAATTAGAATCTTATTATGTAATTTACACTGTAAATCCTAG
- a CDS encoding HlyD family type I secretion periplasmic adaptor subunit, whose product MSKKGFNKLDKHELDFVDDKTAALLLNTPTNAKILLWVIVVFFCIAIGWASWAEIDKVTVGQGKVIPSSQLQVVQNLEGGLVKEMLVKEGDQVEKGQQLLLIDDTRFRSDFRERKKQLINLTASAQQLAASMDSILIQDINNRKRWKESVIIYTDKLKFDEEFAKENPIVTRRQLAEYKADMNNLKNRIFVFDQQVSQKQQDLVEIKARVRNLKASYNLARKELDITKPLADEGVVPRIELLKLQRQVNDTKRELTSTELKIPVLTSAIQETVLNRIDAALKFRSEQQEKLNTTQDKLSALTESQVGLKDRVNRTVVLSPVTGTIKKIYINTVGGVIQPGMDLIEIVPTEDTLLIEAKIAPQDIAFLRPGLSAIVKFSAYDFTRYGGLKGTLEHISADTIQDEEGNSFYLVRVRTSQEDLEEKTQFNIIPGMTTTVDIITGKRSILDYLVKPIVQAKGSALRE is encoded by the coding sequence ATGAGTAAGAAAGGATTCAACAAGCTTGATAAACATGAGCTGGATTTTGTTGATGACAAAACGGCGGCTCTACTTTTAAATACACCAACTAATGCAAAAATTCTTTTATGGGTGATTGTCGTTTTCTTTTGTATTGCTATTGGTTGGGCCTCTTGGGCTGAAATTGATAAAGTTACTGTAGGTCAAGGAAAAGTCATTCCCTCTTCGCAATTACAAGTTGTACAAAACTTAGAAGGGGGTTTAGTCAAAGAGATGTTGGTTAAAGAAGGTGACCAAGTTGAAAAAGGACAGCAACTTCTTTTAATTGACGATACTCGCTTTCGCTCTGATTTTAGAGAACGTAAAAAACAACTGATCAATTTAACTGCAAGCGCTCAACAATTGGCGGCTTCGATGGATAGTATTCTTATTCAGGATATAAATAATCGTAAGCGCTGGAAAGAATCTGTCATCATTTATACTGATAAATTAAAATTTGATGAAGAGTTTGCGAAAGAAAATCCAATTGTTACTCGTCGCCAGCTTGCAGAATATAAAGCTGATATGAATAACCTGAAAAACAGAATCTTTGTTTTTGACCAACAGGTAAGTCAAAAGCAACAAGACCTTGTAGAAATAAAAGCGCGGGTTCGAAATTTAAAGGCAAGCTATAACCTTGCAAGAAAAGAGTTAGATATAACAAAACCTCTAGCAGATGAAGGTGTTGTTCCTCGCATCGAACTATTAAAATTACAGCGTCAAGTTAACGATACTAAGCGTGAACTTACATCCACTGAATTAAAAATTCCTGTCTTAACTTCTGCAATTCAAGAGACTGTTTTAAACAGAATCGACGCAGCTCTAAAGTTTCGTTCTGAACAGCAAGAAAAATTAAATACTACTCAAGATAAATTATCAGCCTTAACTGAATCACAGGTCGGATTGAAAGATAGAGTAAATCGTACAGTCGTGTTATCGCCAGTTACTGGAACCATAAAAAAAATATACATAAATACAGTCGGTGGTGTTATTCAACCAGGAATGGACTTAATTGAAATTGTACCCACCGAGGATACGCTATTAATTGAAGCTAAGATTGCACCACAAGATATCGCCTTTCTACGTCCAGGGCTTTCTGCCATTGTTAAATTTAGTGCCTATGACTTTACTCGTTATGGTGGTTTGAAAGGTACGCTAGAGCATATCAGTGCCGATACTATTCAAGATGAAGAAGGAAACAGTTTTTATCTTGTAAGAGTTAGGACTTCCCAAGAAGATTTAGAAGAAAAAACACAATTTAATATTATTCCAGGTATGACAACCACGGTTGATATTATTACAGGAAAACGTTCTATTTTAGATTACTTAGTGAAACCTATCGTTCAAGCAAAAGGATCAGCACTAAGAGAATAA